A region from the Rhinoderma darwinii isolate aRhiDar2 chromosome 2, aRhiDar2.hap1, whole genome shotgun sequence genome encodes:
- the LOC142740944 gene encoding uncharacterized protein LOC142740944, whose translation MLEREQGVIENDVRNRWRTVRDRFRKQVSKTPASGSSPSRGRAIAYYEELAFLIPCRELRRTSGNVPPRTPQGSARGQVQQQAVAGSSSIVAEEDAPYQPTPAPATPRGDTSPAPTAGTSRPRQRVGGRKRQTPADQSDTVEGQAMRMIRRVEAEDQYTSFGNAVGGRCREMENTRRAAYMTCVFALADIFEALQPLPDVGDLIFHMRTLTGRRADTSAAVPHAPPPASAPSLQPDPYFSPWTHGHPSGSTFRPYPNVPNPLPTPYSSTLPPLHIHPPTSAAYMPPTSTSSSAPSSHPQLSPPRFHIL comes from the exons ATgctggagagggagcagggagtgattg AAAATGATGTGCGCAATCGGTGGAGGACAGTACGAGACCGGTTCCGCAAACAGGTATCAAAGACACCTGCAAGTGGCTCCTCTCCTTCACGGGGCCGTGCCATAGCCTACTATGAGGAACTGGCTTTCCTCATTCCCTGCAGGGAGCTACGAAG aacgTCCGGAAATGTACCACCCCGGACGCCACAAGGGAGTGCACGTGGCCAGGTGCAGCAGCAGGCCGTGGCAGGCTCGTCATCAATTGTGGCTGAGGAAGATGCGCCCTACCAGCCAACCCCGGCACCAGCAACTCCGCGTGGCGACACCTCTCCAGCCCCCACGGCAGGAACTTCCCGACCGCGCCAAAGAGTGGGTGGCCGAAAGCGCCAGACGCCAGCAGACCAAAGTGACACGGTAGAGGGCCAAGCCATGCGCATGATTCGGAGGGTGGAGGCCGAAGATCAATACACCAGTTTCGGGAATGCCGTTGGTGGCCGATGTCGCGAGATGGAAAATACTCGCCGGGCGGCATATATGACCTGTGTCTTCGCCCTGGCCGATATCTTTGAGGCCCTCCAGCCCCTACCCGATGTGGGAGATCTCATTTTTCACATGCGCACACTAACTGGCCGTAGGGCTGACACGTCTGCCGCTGTGCCGCACGCcccacctcctgcctctgcacCCTCCCTGCAGCCCGATCCCTATTTTTCCCCCTGGACTCATGGACATCCCTCTGGTTCCACTTTCCGCCCATACCCCAATGTCCCAAACCCTTTGCCCACCCCATACTCGTCCACTCTCCCACCTCTTCATATCCATCCTCCCACCTCTGCGGCATACATGCCCCCTACCTCAACCTCCTCCTCTGCCCCCTCGTCGCATCCACAATTAAGCCCCCCGCGCTTCCACATATTgtag